Within Xiphias gladius isolate SHS-SW01 ecotype Sanya breed wild chromosome 5, ASM1685928v1, whole genome shotgun sequence, the genomic segment GGGTTTGTGTATGAAACAGGTACGAATGAGTAGAATCATTTGCCTGTGAAACTGGAGTAAAGAATGTGTCTGGCAGATGTTGCATCAGGAAAGTTAAATTCAAATGGTTCTGTAGAGAGCTTTCTTTAAGATGTCCCACACATCTGCCTCCGCCATGACTCTCGTTCTTCCTCTCCCGCTCCTTTCTCCAAAGCACTGCGGAGGCTGACCTCAGCTTTGCTTTTCAGACAGGCCCCTTTGTGAAAGGGTGACCTCTGACTTGGGCGGCCCCTGCTGCCGTCTGTGCTCTGAACAAACACACCAGCTGCCACGCTCAGGAAGAAAACGTCTGCTGGACAATACCTCAGTTCCCCTCATTTAGTAGGAAGcagtaaagtttgtttttctcacctctgTATTGGAGTAGTAGGTGTTCCAGGAAGACCTGAGCGACTCCTGCCCTCCTATATCCCACATCAGGAAGTGTGTGTTCTTCACCACTATTTCTTCCACATTGCTTCCGATGGTGGGAGACGTATGGACCACCTCGTTCATCAGACTTGACAAAACGGAATCATCAGAATCATGAGTTTTGGCAAGTTTAGATACGGCAAACAAGGAGGGAATTTATCAATAAAAACTACTTACAATTGGTAGAGTATAGTGGTTTTCCCTGCATTGTCTAGTCCAACAATTATCACCTTGTGCTCTGTAAAACAGACACAGTACATTAACTGTGTGATTTCAGTCATCTATTGAAAAACACTCAATCTTCAACAGGACACCATTATCAAGAAAACACTCATGTAAAGGAATCTTTTTACTTTCAGTCACTGTAAACACAATACGTGGCATAGAGTCTGCCATAAAGTAAATCCAGTTTCAGTCTATACAATGCATGCATGCCATTCATTGCTGCCCATTCCCTCCTCAAAACTTCCTGACCTCATCTTTCCAAGCATCACTGAATCTATACAAAAATTCCAACCATTCTTAAAACCAGCTAGCCGGGCTTTGACGCCTGTCAAGCAGAATCAGAGATGACACATACATGCTAAAATATCCCACTTCAGTGTTTTGACCTTCCCTGGTGTCTGGGGCCGCCGGCTGCCGGAGAGGACGGAAGTCTGGTCAGAGGGCTTGCTGTTTCGACTGTCTTTGTGCACCATACTGGCTGTTTGGAGGATGTTGCATGTCAATTGCTTCCTTAAAGAGGAGCTACCCTGCGACGATCCTGACAGCACAACTAAATTGAAACGTCGCTATTACCATCGTAAAATCC encodes:
- the arl8 gene encoding ADP-ribosylation factor-like 8 isoform X2; the encoded protein is MGLIFAKLWSFFCNQEHKVIIVGLDNAGKTTILYQFLMNEVVHTSPTIGSNVEEIVVKNTHFLMWDIGGQESLRSSWNTYYSNTESTDGSRGRPSQRSPFHKGACLKSKAEVSLRSALEKGAGEEERESWRRQMCGTS